Below is a genomic region from Medicago truncatula cultivar Jemalong A17 chromosome 3, MtrunA17r5.0-ANR, whole genome shotgun sequence.
GATATCATAACGTAAAAGtttcattacattacattacataaaGTTCCTAAATATGTCAtatcattacattacattacattacattcggGTAGAGGCTTTCAACTACAATAATTGTCTTACCTCTgaaatggggtaaattcaaacttgctaaacagcAGCTCTCAACCCGACATTTCTATTGTaccattcaaaagattaaattattgTTAGACTTGATTTAAATGATaatattcaagtgtcaaaagaatgaggtgcattccttgacacttcaataccttcatctaaaccagcctaacaagtatttaatcttttgaaaggAACAATAAAAATGCCGGGTGAAAGCTTGGGAACtgccgtttaacaagtttgaattaacCCATTTCAGAGTAAGACAATTtttgtagttggaaggtgcatTCCCTACCTAATCACGATATTTTGGCGGAATCAAACAGTTGTTATTATCTTAaattgatctcagcaacgttacACGCATATCGATCTACTTGAACATGTTGTGCTCTCAAAACATACTCCTCACGTTATCGTCGTTCTTTAATTCCACCCAACTGAATGATATTCTCCCATCGTCGAGCATtagacgtttataccgaacatATTCCATCTTCCTTGTAACactaatgttgttttatttattttgatttaggtGGAgtctaatatatgatttttggtgatttatgtggtgtgtttattttattatatagtttattttaataataattagaataagtgagaaataataattattttggtgtttggggaaataatagaaattattagaattatggggagttaagtgatAATTAAGAGGAGTTAAGTAATGgaaagttaggaaaagagagtCAGAactgttttacgtgaaaccaagctttgggagagaaaaccaggaacaagGGAGGCGAACCAAGAGAATCcatttgctgtgcatttttcattctgaattaaTGTAAGGGTGAGTtttacttcagtagtatagtTATGAAATTCTGAATtggagtttaacaggttttagTGGGAATTGAGGAATTGGGTATAGgttgaattaatggtttttggggtagatattgctgttatgatgttagaattgggttctggttgcatagaacacttcATTAtttatctgtaaactaatttggggagtgatttgaagaaaaatgggattttggggaaaaacctgttttctgcccgtacagaagttcatcgctcgcctcgcgagtagccgtgctcgccatggcgagtgagcaacttcatagctcgcctcgcgagtagaccaactcgccatggcgagtaacccagATCAAAactggattttcaaattgttgttaaagatgttttggggatagtttaatgtgcctaaatgattttcatgatgactggagcaagttttaggttaaaaagatgaatagggagcttagaattgaggtttgagtgagaaaaatgtcaaaactcccgagagtaCCTTATTTGcgctcgcctcgagttcgccttgaactcgccatggcaagtaaCATGTTTtgtgagctcgccatagcgagcagatgtgctcgcgaggcgagttactAAATTCTGCATGCTGATTGTTATTGTATGAATggtgatgattgatgttgttgtttgagcatagttatatttaattatgcattattctggattgttggatcattgtttgatgttgttgctgatggctgtaatgtatgctataattattgaatcatacatgttgtattatttggagtcatatggagaatgtatgcatggtctagttgtatgtagatatacacgagtgggtccattgcatatgcataaacagcggagaggactcatgtcctggagcactagttgttcacagcggtgagggcttcggtcctgatgaatgttttaaccattcaaaagcggtgagggttTCGGTCttatttggtaccacatgcataattgcatatcTGAGGAGTCTTAGTAgtgtcgtcatgtcatgcatgagtcttggtcGTTGGTTGTAGTTGAcatattaatgatgatgatgttgttgatggatatatacatatttatatacatattatgatggattgatttgatgaaatgttgttgttgcttgtgaaatatatatctatatttgcaagatgataaaatgatgtttatagggtgttagattcaattgaagattttaatatctatattttattgttgtgaatctcaccccttctgcttgaaaatgttgcccttcctatgggtaacttgcaggtgatcctgagtagtcggtggtggctcaagtgtcgtgtctagggctctgatacattcgGGATGGGTTTTATTTGTTgcatttcattccttatgtatctcatttttggaacttgatgttaTGGCCCTATGATGGTTGAATTTGTTGttaggctttatgccaagatattattttgAGGTTTTAAACTATTGTTGGtgtttgatgataatattccgctgctgATTAAATGTTGATGTCTATGGATGTTTAATAAATAGTTTTctatattctatttttaaaatttgatatggtagtgtgacatgcccgttgtgttttactctgattgttgtggaattattttatatttaattacttttgggtaacggggtgttacattccTTGTGTCTccggggttgactccttggttgaattcatttagttgatcctttagACCTCTTAACGTGACActaaggcaccgaaccttcaacctctgcggttctccgccgttgagttgtgcatgaacgtcgaaCAAATCGGCCATTGTTTCAGAtatacacaataagaaattaaaaacaatcaacgaaaaactcattcaaacatttaatcaaacacttgatgtgtaaattataaataaaccctaaaaatcataaaaataaccctaaaataaatcatatactcttatatgtaaatctttttaaaaactaaaataaaaaaataaatataaaataccaaagttaaaaataaccctaaaattctaAACTATAAACATCATGgaaacattttaactaaattaatcaacttACATCTACTCTAATAATGAATTATAACAtataaatctactcaaaaacacaaaaaaaaaaaaaaaaaaaaaaatctactcaaaaactacaaaaaaaaaacatttataacaactaaaatgtaagttaatagcacAATGatttacttacttgtgattttgttgaataaattggGTTGAGGTTTTTAGAGAGTTTTTGAGAGAGATTGGAGAAATTGTGTGAGATTTTGAGAGtaataatggatgagagagtTTCTGCCAGATTTGTATCAATATgtatcggcagttaactgctgataGATTCCTTGATAGTTAACCACCGCCGGTTCCATTCATAATttgacagttaactgccgccggagCTTTTCGTCTTTTACATGTGTCTTTTAGCCTTATCAAATGTGTCCACATTAATTTTCATAATACAATCTAATAGACTTGGGCCCTTTCATACCAATATTATGGCTTAAAAAAAGTACTTGTTATACTTTTATAattaatggaaaatgttaatttatgccCTTAATACACAAGTTAATGattcaaatatagaaataaattattagaatgtgtgcattttatttagtctttaacttttaaatgcattgaatgcacaaaattttagagaacatttcttcttttgagtttcttaacatgtatcctaaggacacaagttaacattacCCTTAATTAATAGATGGTAAATATATATACCACCACATGAATAATCATAAATTTGGTATAGCTAAAGAAAAGTGGTTTTTGTTGGGTGAGCAATTGGCAAACAGCATCTTCACTCAAAGATCCCTTTCGTCATTGTGTTCACATATATCTACTTTTATGCTTTGAGATTCCTAATTAGACACTTTTCACACCAATAACTCTTTGACCCTCTTGCACTACTATATCGGCTGCTGCCTTCCCCTTCATAAATTGTAACCACAAACTCTTGAAAATGTGAGTACCAAcaacaaaatgtcaaaataaattTCTTGATCACATATGCTTTAGTACATGTACTAGAATGTGTGTTGAACCTAATTTCATCTCTACAAAATTGATTTGCAAGATGATAATTGTCTCAAGATATAAAcacaagtttttttgttttttttgtttcaagtttatgtCATGATGTTTTATTCAATGGAAGACTCTTACCACACTCTTTCACATTTGTGGCTAAACATTTGAATATgacatattttattaaatatatatccCTTTTTAACTAAGCCTAAGCTTGTTTTCAGTACTAATACTTCTACGAATGTGTAATCTAACCTTTTCTTTTTACTCTTTAGCTAACTACATTActtaagataattttttatctCTAATAAATTAAAGTCATTAAGACATGATATGTACAAAATAGGATTGAATCTTCAAGcccaccaaataaaaaaatatagtaatcaaATTATTTGACTATCATTATCACGAGGCAAAAACCAAGTGCAGCCACCACTTCTAGCATGGGCTCCATTTTCCCAACAATTTCCACCTAATAAAATAAGTAGGAAACAACCTCCTTCTgtccctttcaaaaaaaataaaaataccatcTTCCTCTATAAACTAAATCAAATCTGACTCATTCATTCTTATGTCCCTttgataatttttctttttgactcaTTCTAATCACATGATGCATCTTTATTTTTCCTCTCCTATATAATACCCAACCTTCCCATATCTTTAAAAGAAACCTCTCACTTTGTGAAGCAAAACAatactcaatttttttaggcaaaagaTAACACTCAatttaaaaaggataaaaaagaaattgctaAACCAAAAATGGGAAACTGCTTGAAGAATCAATCATCAACCAAATATGCGACCGACGACGATGACTGGTATTTCCAGGCATCCGAAGGCGATTGCACGTCCAAAAGCAACGGTGCTCCCACCAAAATGACAACCGAGGTGAAgatcaaaattacaaagaagCAGTTAGAAGAGCTGTTAAGCAAAGTGGACATGAGGGAGTTGAGGGTAGAGCAAGTTTTAGCCCAATTGATGAACCATAGCAATGGCTATCAATCACTTCAAAGATCTTGGAGACCTGCACTTCAAAGTATCCCTGAAGTGGATTAAGCTTCATTTAGATTAATTTAGGTGTATGAAGTTGAGGAAGATGAGTATTGGCCTATTAAATTAGGTCAatctttctttttcctttcgtTGGAAAAATTGGATTGTCCATTTGAGGTGGTTTATGGCATGTGTCCCCTTAGTGCACCAGACCTAACCCCTTGTTCTAGGTCTAAAAaataagagtagtgatatttgaacaaccattttaaacaacttttgtgacaacttcttttttctcacttttcattggtcaaaaacaatggagaaagaaaaaagaagagagagtataaaaatataaagtgagtatgagagagaaagttgtcaagaagttgtcacaaagtggttgtacaaatatcatttctcaaaaaataaagcgtagatgTTCAACAGAATGGAGAAACAGACATTCAAAGGAGAATTGAGAAACAAAATTCAAAGTATAAGACTCATGAGACAGACATTGCAAGTGACATTCATTCAAAGTATATGACTCATGAGACAGACTTTGAAGATGAGGAAAATCTTGACTTAAAGACGAGTCTCTTCCAATCAGGGGAGAACGATTAAGAATAATACGGACTTTTCAAGaaatataaaaacttaattatgGGACTTTCAAGTAACACCACTAGATGAATACATGATAATAGTTAACATGGTCTATCACCCTAGATGAATACTTTCAAGTAACCCTGGGTCAAATCTTTTAGCCATTCAAATTCTTGCTAACCCCGTCTACCATATATGCTTCTTGTAGCAATTTTCATTATGTTCCTGGATGTACTAGGGATTTTATTTACATTGATTGTACTTAACATGgttaaacttaaaaaatgtttatgttaaTACATAGAATTTAGATTTTTGAATTtaacatatatatgttttataGATCTATTATTCAGATGGATTATTATCAAATTgcagacttttttttttctccttttgaaAACCCTAATGTTGAGTTTATATGTAGACAACTCAACGAGGTTGTCCATACTTTGGAAAACTTGGTTCCTAAACTAACATTTGTTATTTTAGAGTCATAATAGATCTataaaacatatatttgcaAGTCCCCTTGTTTTATATAATGTTGCAATTTATATTTTCACGTACTCTTGAGCAAATTTAcatatttatacaaatattCAATAATGTATACAACATTTTAGATTATCTTGAAAAagtttactatatatataatttaatgttAGATATTTGCTCTGtgaaattaaatatgttattttggaaaatatattttgtacattgaaatgaagtTTTGTAACTGGAGCGCAAATAGTTGATGTGCAACTCGTGGGTGTTATAAACATCGAATTGCGGCTATGTCTGTAGCCTGTAGGCAGTCAAGTAAAATATGGCAATTCAAAATAGAAACATTGACTAATAAAGGAAACATTcaattcaaaaaatgttttggCACAAAatttgaacctttttttttttaagaaagcaAGAACAAATTGTTTAAATTGTTAGTTGATAAAATTAAACAGTTGTCTTGGTTTAGTTTATACGTTGGAAATAagtaaataattgattttttttcttcaaatttctgGAATATTTGACTATTTGCCATAAATCATATCACTACCCTATTAAATTAAcctttaaataatatttttaaccgTGATACTAGTCCTTATAAGTTAATAAAAAGACTAAATTGTCTGATGTTAATCAAAATTAGAgctttttttcttaccaaaaaatTAGAGCTTTTTTTCTCTATTCACAAATATAAAGGGAGTAAATGTCCAACCCTATTCACAAAATTTGATCACTCTATCATTTCATATTtgagtgttgttgtttttgttattagCATTCAAATAGGCACTCCATGTGCAATGGCAGAGCCAGGATTATTGTAAAGTccgggcaaaaaaaaattgcaacgcATTTATAGGagtttacataagaaattgcaagcaaataataaaaaaatctaaagaaatttcccaatttataggggtttatataagaaattcatagggatttacataagaaattaaaaaaatttgggccGGAGCCCGGGCAAGTGCCCGGGGTCGCCGGCCATAGAACCGCCCATATCCATGTGTTtgtccgctctttttattgcgttaatAGTATGAACAATAATTATTATgtaaattttggttttgattagaaaatttgtataaatattttgcaCTTTTATATTTTGCACGTTCCTAATTTCTAACTGTTGCATGCATTTTCCCAACCTTGACATGGTGACAAAGTTATTGTTGATGATCTATTTATAGAGTGaacaaatttttacaaaaaaaataatattaaaatgtcAAAGTTACATTGTATATGAACGCTCTGTAGTGTCAATgtaacactaccaaaaaaaattaacattaaaaggATGCATTTTTATTGAATAGATGAATTTTGGATGCATAATTTGTATATTTGGGAGAGAAAAGGTGAATTTCGAATTTTAAATCCTATTGAATCTCATCTTATAAAAGCTCGTTAAATGTCATTTATGACACAATTATGGATGATAAAATGTTGTTGTGATATGAGAGAAGAAGGGAACaagatttgtttgttattattatgtatttttattaaataatattttatttttttttaatttaaaatctcaaccgttagatACTTTTTTACCACACGTCTTTCATCCAAACTCTAAATGGAGTTTAGCCTAAATGAAGCATACTCGAACTCCCTTCATATATTATGATGGAATTCTGCTATGGGTAACAACTGAGTTATTTAGTAAGAAGTGATGTTAGTCATCATGTATTGTCATGACATGGGAGTTGTCCACAAAGTTACCAAGTCTGAGAAGTTGAAGGTTCCAAGAATTGAAGAGGTAGTTGTGGGTTACGTTTTtgcagtggcggatcttgagtaaTTTTATTGGGGGTGCCAAACCACCATGAAATATatctaaatcagtttcaaaaaatagataaaaataatcaCCTGCCGTAGTGGTTTATATCGTTTGAAAGCATCAAGCGGATGCAGGTTCGAATCCCTGCTAAcggtttttttgaataaaaaatgtaaattcgagagaaaaatgtcaaaaaagatGGCGCGAGTGTCGAACTCGCGACCGCTGGGGGGACCATACAACTAGCTTACCGCTGTGACGAATGAAAACTTGCTGAAATATTATGCATAATATGGTATATATTAAAAACCCAGGGGATGCCATGGCACCCATGGATCTGTACTAAGATCCGCCACTGCGTTTTTGCTAGCAACAATACGTGTGATTGTCATACCCCATTTTTTAACTTAAATACCACTGACACGTACCTTGATCTTGAATAGTCtctaatttttgaaagaaaaattcgACAgagaagtattttaaaatacctcatttttgttcGGGCTCCCTTctcacttttattattattattagtccttttaactttttattttaattcatttccatctttttttattattattcattatctttattttatttcaccttttttttatttaattttagtttattcgtatttatctttttttatttatttttatttccaaaacagtccaaatccaaaaaatatagatgtttatcttttttatttatttatttttagagggGGAATATTTTGATTCCGAAAGTAAGTTTGTTtacttactccaaatcttggATTTTAATTGTATTGTCAATTAAAGGTTTAGattgattaataataaatgGTATGGTAGACTATAATTTTCTTCTCTAATGGGGAGTTACCTCTCATTACCCCAAAAATGACAAAACAATTAATGACTTTGAatggattgttttttttttttttttattgttctctctttgcattttttttacacGCATAATAAACTGCTTGGTCtttctttttgaaggaaaaaaaattgtatttttttagcaaaaaaaaatgtatatttttctgtaagaaaaacgaaaaataaagtTGTATATAGTTGtgtagaggaaaaaaaaactaccacaTATGGATAAGAGGACATATATTGTTTGCTTTCTTCattgtatatataaaaaaaaatatcacatgttTTCTTCACTACAAAATTTAGGATTATCAGAAATATGTGTGTTTACGAAATGATATTGATACATACAATTacattatattaatttatttatttcaaattattagcactAAGGACTTGTATGTATCCCCCCTCTCtttatatagtttttatttttcctttaaaaaaatacactttttttccttcaaaaagaaaaactatgcAGTTTATCATGCGTGTTGAAAAAAAAAGCAAAgggaaaagaataaaaaaaaaatcaattcaaagtCATTGAATGTTTTGCCATTTTAAGGTGATGAAAGTTAATTTCAATAGAGAAGAAAATTATAGTCTACCATACCACTTATTAATCAATCCAAGCCATTAattgaaaatacaattaaagactaagatttggagtaagtgAACAAACTTACTCTTGAAGTCAAAATATTTCccctcttattttttatttatttatattattagaTGATAAGTCCAAAACAgttcaaatccaaaaatatgcGACAGACGCACTTTCCTCCTCCCCAAGTCAAGGCATAcagttttctttgtttcttttaaacaaaccctaatcCCAATCCTATAAAAAGCAACCTGCAACAACACAATTGGACAACCAGAAAACACACAATTTTACCCAACAACACAATTTTCACTGGCacaaatattccaaaaaacataaaaccCTAGCCACTGACGACCGCAATTTTTCCCTAGCTTTTTCAGTTTCAGTTTTATTTCTAGAGAACCCTAGCCACCGTCCACTTTTAGAATTTCAGAAACCTAGCAACCGTAATTTGCATTATAGTTTTGAACCGTACTTTCTATTGAATTCCGAATTCAATTctagttttctcttttatttcgtTTGATTCCTGCCGAACTGTTGGGCGGTTTCACATGTCAACTCTGTGATTGCCGTATTCCAATTCCACTTATGATTTTCAattctaatttatattattttcaatttgctTGCtgctatattattattatataattccAAACTCTAATTTCcctttgttttttccttttcattcaCGCTGCCATTGCTAATGCCATATATCTAGTTTTGCTCGTATTATTAATTACTGTTGCTGGCTTTTTGATTAAATTTCAATTGCTAAGAATTCAACACAGCCGTACCACATATACACACACACTACTGCGTGTGCATTTAGAAAGCAACTACATGGTCTCATTCAGTTAAAGCCCAAAAACAAATGTCAAGCCCTAACCCTAAACAAGCCTATAAATCTCATACCCGAAACTATAATTTCCTTCACTGGTAGCGCCGTAGTTCTACATTGCAGTGCTATCTCATGTCTTGATGTTCCTATTTTTATGTTCTAATTTGTGGTGCTAGGgtgttatcttttttttttctttctattgaagAAGCATGGTTTTTGCTTTATACATAACCCAGTGATGTGATCTCCCGAAAATTGATTTGATACAGTATGCATGATTTATAATCTGTGATGATTCAAGAATGGAATATCCCAATACACAACAGATTGGTACTAGTTTGTTGGTTGACCGGA
It encodes:
- the LOC11430873 gene encoding uncharacterized protein — protein: MGNCLKNQSSTKYATDDDDWYFQASEGDCTSKSNGAPTKMTTEVKIKITKKQLEELLSKVDMRELRVEQVLAQLMNHSNGYQSLQRSWRPALQSIPEVD